A stretch of Brassica napus cultivar Da-Ae chromosome C6, Da-Ae, whole genome shotgun sequence DNA encodes these proteins:
- the LOC106350679 gene encoding aminoacylase-1: protein MASPFLGRFFVFSIIFFLQSQGEEEESPITRFQQYLGFKTAHPNPNYTAPISFLVDQAQSIGLTTRTMEYVSGKPVLLVTWLGSDPKLPSILLNSHLDSVPAEADKWIHPPFSAHRTVDGLIYARGAQDDKCIGVQYLESIRNLKSRRGFSPLRTVHISYVPDEEIGGFDGMAKFAASSDFAELNVGFAMDEGQASPGDEFRVFFADRTPWELVIRAEGIPGHGAKLYDNGAMENLMKSVELISMFRETQFDFVKAGKAANSQVISVNPVYLKAGTPSNTGFVMNMQPSEAEAGYDLRLPPMADPDVIKTRISQEWAPSIRNMTYTIKEKGKLRDHLGRPIMTATNDSNPWWSVFKQAVEATGGKLAKPEILASTTDARYIRTLGIPLVGFSPMINTPILLHDHNEFLKDTVFLKGIEVYESVISALSSFEGVSDQAI from the exons ATGGCGAGTCCTTTTCTCGGGAGATTCTTCGTCTTCTCGATAATCTTCTTCCTCCAATCGCagggggaagaagaagagagtccCATCACTCGATTCCAGCAATACCTTGGATTCAAAACTGCACATCCAAACCCAAACTACACGGCGCCGATATCTTTTCTGGTTGACCAAGCCCAATCAATCGGGCTAACAACCCGAACCATGGAATACGTATCAGGAAAGCCAGTTCTTCTCGTAACATGGCTCGGCTCAGACCCTAAGCTTCCTTCGATTCTCTTGAACTCCCATCTCGATTCCGTCCCCGCGGAAGCTGACAAATGGATTCACCCTCCCTTCTCAGCTCACCGAACCGTCGATGGTCTTATATACGCTCGCGGCGCGCAGGATGATAAGTGCATCGGGGTTCAGTATCTTGAATCAATCAGGAATTTAAAATCAAGAAGAGGCTTCTCTCCTCTCCGTACTGTTCACATCTCTTACGTCCCTGACGAAGAGATCGGAGGATTCGACGGGATGGCAAAGTTCGCGGCCTCGTCCGATTTCGCGGAGCTGAATGTTGGCTTCGCTATGGATGAAGGGCAAGCGAGTCCGGGAGATGAGTTCAGGGTTTTCTTCGCTGATCGGACTCCATGGGAGCTCGTGATCCGAGCTGAAGGCATCCCAGGGCATGGTGCTAAGCTTTATGACAACGGAGCTATGGAGAATTTGATGAAGAGTGTTGAACTAATCTCCATGTTCAGAGAGACGCAGTTTGATTTCGTCAAAGCTGGGAAAGCCGCCAATTCCCAAGTTATCTCTGTGAATCCAGTTTATCTCAAAGCAGGAACTCCTTCCAACACT gGATTTGTGATGAATATGCAGCCTTCCGAGGCTGAAGCTGGGTATGATCTTAGGCTGCCTCCAATGGCTGATCCTGATGTTATCAAGACAAGAATTTCTCAGGAATGGGCTCCTTCTATTAGGAACATGACCTACACG ATAAAGGAGAAAGGGAAACTAAGAGACCATTTAGGACGACCGATAATGACTGCAACAAATGATTCGAATCCTTGGTGGTCTGTCTTCAAGCAAGCTGTTGAAGCAACTGGAGGAAAGCTCGCAAAGCCTGAAATCTTGGCTTCAACCACAGATGCACGCTATATTCGCACTCTGGGAATTCCACTTGTGGGTTTCTCACCAATGATCAATACTCCCATCTTATTGCATGACCATAACGAG TTTCTTAAAGATACCGTGTTCTTGAAAGGAATAGAAGTATATGAATCGGTTATCAGCGCTTTAAGTTCCTTTGAGGGAGTATCTGATCAAGCGATCTGA